From Helicoverpa armigera isolate CAAS_96S chromosome 19, ASM3070526v1, whole genome shotgun sequence, one genomic window encodes:
- the LOC110383059 gene encoding AP-1 complex subunit mu-1 has product MSSSAIYILDVKGKVLISRNYRGDVDLGIIDKFMPLLMEKEEEGMLTPLLQTSECTFAYIKTNNLYIVSTTRKNANIALVFVFLYKIVEVMTEYFKELEEESIRDNFVVIYELLDELIDFGYPQTTDSKILQEYITQEGHKLEMQPRIPMAVTNAVSWRSEGIKYRKNEVFLDVIESVNLLANCNGNVLRSEIVGAIKMRVYLSGMPELRLGLNDKVLFESTGRGKSKSVELEDVKFHQCVRLSRFENDRTISFIPPDGEFELMSYRLNTHVKPLIWIESVIERHAHSRVEYMIKAKSQFKRRSTANNVEIIIPVPADADSPKFKTTIGSVKYTPEQNAITWSIKSFPGGKEYLMRAHFGLPSVECEEVDGKPPIQVKFEIPYFTTSGIQVRYLKIIEKSGYQALPWVRYITQNGDYQLRTN; this is encoded by the coding sequence ATGTCTTCTTCGGCAATATATATATTGGATGTGAAAGGGAAAGTCCTCATTTCGAGGAATTACCGCGGGGATGTTGACTTGGGCATCATAGACAAATTCATGCCTTTGCTCATGGAGAAAGAGGAAGAAGGTATGCTCACTCCACTGTTGCAAACTAGCGAGTGCACCTTTGCTTACATCAAGACCAACAACTTGTATATAGTGTCTACTACGAGGAAAAATGCAAATATAGCACTCGTTTTTGTATTCCTGTACAAAATTGTTGAAGTCATGactgaatattttaaagaattggAAGAAGAGAGCATTAGAGACAACTTTGTGGTCATATATGAGCTGCTGGATGAACTGATCGACTTTGGATACCCACAAACCACAGACAGTAAGATACTGCAAGAATACATAACTCAGGAAGGACATAAACTGGAAATGCAGCCGCGCATACCAATGGCTGTGACTAATGCTGTCTCTTGGAGGTCTGAGGGTATCAAGTACAGAAAGAATGAAGTCTTCTTAGATGTCATTGAGTCTGTCAACCTCTTGGCTAACTGTAATGGCAATGTATTAAGAAGTGAGATTGTAGGAGCAATTAAAATGAGAGTTTACTTGTCTGGCATGCCTGAATTGCGTCTTGGTTTGAATGATAAGGTTCTGTTTGAGAGCACTGGCAGAGGAAAATCTAAGTCTGTTGAGCTTGAAGATGTTAAATTCCACCAGTGTGTTAGATTATCACGTTTTGAGAATGACAGGACAATTTCTTTTATTCCCCCTGATGGTGAATTTGAGTTGATGTCGTACAGATTGAACACTCATGTTAAGCCTTTGATCTGGATTGAGTCAGTCATTGAGCGCCATGCTCACTCCAGAGTTGAGTACATGATTAAGGCCAAGTCTCAGTTCAAGAGGCGTTCAACTGCCAATAATGTTGAGATTATTATACCTGTCCCAGCTGATGCTGATTCTCCTAAGTTCAAAACTACAATTGGTAGTGTGAAATACACTCCTGAACAAAATGCCATAACTTGGTCAATTAAATCATTCCCTGGAGGCAAGGAATACTTAATGAGAGCTCACTTTGGTTTACCATCAGTTGAGTGTGAAGAAGTTGATGGAAAGCCACCAATACAGGTTAAATTTGAAATCCCCTACTTCACTACTTCTGGTATTCAAGTCAGATACTTGAAGATCATTGAGAAGAGTGGATATCAAGCTTTACCTTGGGTGCGGTATATCACACAGAATGGAGACTATCAACTAAGAACTAACTAA